One part of the Aquila chrysaetos chrysaetos chromosome 26, bAquChr1.4, whole genome shotgun sequence genome encodes these proteins:
- the TMEM19 gene encoding transmembrane protein 19 isoform X3, whose product MVFSLWLPMSCYQEDFFKEYLKMMVNIVVLNLLICISLVFWIVSMTASTYYGTLRPISPWRWLFSVLVPLMIATQGFKKKSLDHSGALGGLVVGFILTVANYSFFTSLFVFFVTSSKLTKWKKDAKKQIDSEYKEGGQRNWVQVFCNGGVPTELAVLYMIENGPGEIPIDFSKQYTASWMCLSLLGALACSAGDTWASEIGSVMSKSKPRLITTWEKVPVGTNGAITLVGLLSSLLGGMAVGIAYFITQLIFVTDLEISAPQWPIIVFGAAAGLLGSIVDSYLGATMQYSGFDQNIGMVVNHQTKDSKHISGKPILDNNTVNLFSSVIIALVLPSVAWCFWPRG is encoded by the exons ATG GTGTTCTCCCTCTGGCTTCCTATGTCCTGTTACCAGGAGGATTTCTTCAAAGAGTACCTCAAGATGATGGTCAATATCGTCGTCCTGAACTTGCTCATTTGTATTTCTCTGGTGTTCTGGATCGTGTCCATGACTGCCAGTACGTACTACG GTACTTTACGACCCATTTCTCCATGGCGCTGGCTTTTTTCAGTCTTGGTTCCACTAATGATTGCTACACAGGGTTTTAAGAAGAAGAGTCTTGATCACAGTGGTGCATTGGGAG gATTGGTGGTTGGATTTATACTTACAGTTGCAAATTACAGTTTCTTCActtctttatttgtattttttgttacttCTTCAAAACTtactaaatggaaaaaagatgcaaagaagCAAATAGATTCAGAATACAAAGAAG GTGGACAGAGGAATTGGGTGCAAGTATTCTGTAACGGTGGTGTTCCTACTGAGCTGGCTGTCTTATATATGATAGAAAATGGACCGGGTGAAATTCCTATTGACTTTTCAAAGCAATACACAGCATCATGGATGTGCTTATCCCTTTTGGGAGCTTTGGCATGCTCTGCTGGTGATACATGGGCTTCAGAGATCGGTAGCGTTATGAGTAAAAGCAAGCCAAGGTTGATAACAACCTGGGAAAAGGTTCCAGTAG GTACTAATGGAGCAATTACTTTAGTGGGCCTGCTCTCAAGTTTGCTTGGGGGCATGGCAGTAGGTATAGCCTACTTCATAACACAACTCATTTTCGTGACTGATCTGGAAATATCTGCTCCGCAATGGCCCATTATTGTGTTTGGTGCAGCAGCTGGCTTACTGGGATCAATTGTTGATTCATATTTGGGAGCTACGATGCAATACAGCG GTTTTGACCAGAATATCGGCATGGTTGTCAACCACCAAACGAAAGACTCCAAGCACATATCTGGAAAACCTATATTAGACAACAACACagtaaatcttttttcttctgtaatcaTTGCTTTGGTGCTTCCAAGTGTGGCGTGGTGTTTCTGGCCCAGGGGTTGA
- the TMEM19 gene encoding transmembrane protein 19 isoform X2: MRGAAAGRGSGSVAAAGRERAGGDPAQPSPGWARVGGWPQPPPHEGFGVSWQRPEVFSLWLPMSCYQEDFFKEYLKMMVNIVVLNLLICISLVFWIVSMTASTYYGTLRPISPWRWLFSVLVPLMIATQGFKKKSLDHSGALGGLVVGFILTVANYSFFTSLFVFFVTSSKLTKWKKDAKKQIDSEYKEGGQRNWVQVFCNGGVPTELAVLYMIENGPGEIPIDFSKQYTASWMCLSLLGALACSAGDTWASEIGSVMSKSKPRLITTWEKVPVGTNGAITLVGLLSSLLGGMAVGIAYFITQLIFVTDLEISAPQWPIIVFGAAAGLLGSIVDSYLGATMQYSGFDQNIGMVVNHQTKDSKHISGKPILDNNTVNLFSSVIIALVLPSVAWCFWPRG; this comes from the exons AtgcgcggagcggcggcgggccgggggaGCGGGTCGGTGGCGGCTGCCGGGCGGGAAAGAGCGGGCGGAGACCCGGCGCAGCCCAGCCCCGGGTGGGCCCGGGTCGGCGGGTGGCCGCAGCCGCCTCCCCATGAAGGCTTTGGTGTCTCCTGGCAGCGCCCCGAG GTGTTCTCCCTCTGGCTTCCTATGTCCTGTTACCAGGAGGATTTCTTCAAAGAGTACCTCAAGATGATGGTCAATATCGTCGTCCTGAACTTGCTCATTTGTATTTCTCTGGTGTTCTGGATCGTGTCCATGACTGCCAGTACGTACTACG GTACTTTACGACCCATTTCTCCATGGCGCTGGCTTTTTTCAGTCTTGGTTCCACTAATGATTGCTACACAGGGTTTTAAGAAGAAGAGTCTTGATCACAGTGGTGCATTGGGAG gATTGGTGGTTGGATTTATACTTACAGTTGCAAATTACAGTTTCTTCActtctttatttgtattttttgttacttCTTCAAAACTtactaaatggaaaaaagatgcaaagaagCAAATAGATTCAGAATACAAAGAAG GTGGACAGAGGAATTGGGTGCAAGTATTCTGTAACGGTGGTGTTCCTACTGAGCTGGCTGTCTTATATATGATAGAAAATGGACCGGGTGAAATTCCTATTGACTTTTCAAAGCAATACACAGCATCATGGATGTGCTTATCCCTTTTGGGAGCTTTGGCATGCTCTGCTGGTGATACATGGGCTTCAGAGATCGGTAGCGTTATGAGTAAAAGCAAGCCAAGGTTGATAACAACCTGGGAAAAGGTTCCAGTAG GTACTAATGGAGCAATTACTTTAGTGGGCCTGCTCTCAAGTTTGCTTGGGGGCATGGCAGTAGGTATAGCCTACTTCATAACACAACTCATTTTCGTGACTGATCTGGAAATATCTGCTCCGCAATGGCCCATTATTGTGTTTGGTGCAGCAGCTGGCTTACTGGGATCAATTGTTGATTCATATTTGGGAGCTACGATGCAATACAGCG GTTTTGACCAGAATATCGGCATGGTTGTCAACCACCAAACGAAAGACTCCAAGCACATATCTGGAAAACCTATATTAGACAACAACACagtaaatcttttttcttctgtaatcaTTGCTTTGGTGCTTCCAAGTGTGGCGTGGTGTTTCTGGCCCAGGGGTTGA
- the TMEM19 gene encoding transmembrane protein 19 isoform X1 — protein MKALVSPGSAPRCRGREAAAGAVRAGPGRGLGRAGGGGGGRRGGGGGGCSGVTDALRLVLPRQVFSLWLPMSCYQEDFFKEYLKMMVNIVVLNLLICISLVFWIVSMTASTYYGTLRPISPWRWLFSVLVPLMIATQGFKKKSLDHSGALGGLVVGFILTVANYSFFTSLFVFFVTSSKLTKWKKDAKKQIDSEYKEGGQRNWVQVFCNGGVPTELAVLYMIENGPGEIPIDFSKQYTASWMCLSLLGALACSAGDTWASEIGSVMSKSKPRLITTWEKVPVGTNGAITLVGLLSSLLGGMAVGIAYFITQLIFVTDLEISAPQWPIIVFGAAAGLLGSIVDSYLGATMQYSGFDQNIGMVVNHQTKDSKHISGKPILDNNTVNLFSSVIIALVLPSVAWCFWPRG, from the exons ATGAAGGCTTTGGTGTCTCCTGGCAGCGCCCCGAGGTGCCGGGGGCGAGAGGCGGCCGCGGGGGCGgtgcgggccgggccgggccgcggcttGGGccgggcgggaggaggaggaggaggaagaagaggaggaggaggaggaggatgtaGCGGTGTCACTGATGCGCTGCGCCTTGTGCTTCCCCGCCAGGTGTTCTCCCTCTGGCTTCCTATGTCCTGTTACCAGGAGGATTTCTTCAAAGAGTACCTCAAGATGATGGTCAATATCGTCGTCCTGAACTTGCTCATTTGTATTTCTCTGGTGTTCTGGATCGTGTCCATGACTGCCAGTACGTACTACG GTACTTTACGACCCATTTCTCCATGGCGCTGGCTTTTTTCAGTCTTGGTTCCACTAATGATTGCTACACAGGGTTTTAAGAAGAAGAGTCTTGATCACAGTGGTGCATTGGGAG gATTGGTGGTTGGATTTATACTTACAGTTGCAAATTACAGTTTCTTCActtctttatttgtattttttgttacttCTTCAAAACTtactaaatggaaaaaagatgcaaagaagCAAATAGATTCAGAATACAAAGAAG GTGGACAGAGGAATTGGGTGCAAGTATTCTGTAACGGTGGTGTTCCTACTGAGCTGGCTGTCTTATATATGATAGAAAATGGACCGGGTGAAATTCCTATTGACTTTTCAAAGCAATACACAGCATCATGGATGTGCTTATCCCTTTTGGGAGCTTTGGCATGCTCTGCTGGTGATACATGGGCTTCAGAGATCGGTAGCGTTATGAGTAAAAGCAAGCCAAGGTTGATAACAACCTGGGAAAAGGTTCCAGTAG GTACTAATGGAGCAATTACTTTAGTGGGCCTGCTCTCAAGTTTGCTTGGGGGCATGGCAGTAGGTATAGCCTACTTCATAACACAACTCATTTTCGTGACTGATCTGGAAATATCTGCTCCGCAATGGCCCATTATTGTGTTTGGTGCAGCAGCTGGCTTACTGGGATCAATTGTTGATTCATATTTGGGAGCTACGATGCAATACAGCG GTTTTGACCAGAATATCGGCATGGTTGTCAACCACCAAACGAAAGACTCCAAGCACATATCTGGAAAACCTATATTAGACAACAACACagtaaatcttttttcttctgtaatcaTTGCTTTGGTGCTTCCAAGTGTGGCGTGGTGTTTCTGGCCCAGGGGTTGA
- the TMEM19 gene encoding transmembrane protein 19 isoform X4 codes for MSCYQEDFFKEYLKMMVNIVVLNLLICISLVFWIVSMTASTYYGTLRPISPWRWLFSVLVPLMIATQGFKKKSLDHSGALGGLVVGFILTVANYSFFTSLFVFFVTSSKLTKWKKDAKKQIDSEYKEGGQRNWVQVFCNGGVPTELAVLYMIENGPGEIPIDFSKQYTASWMCLSLLGALACSAGDTWASEIGSVMSKSKPRLITTWEKVPVGTNGAITLVGLLSSLLGGMAVGIAYFITQLIFVTDLEISAPQWPIIVFGAAAGLLGSIVDSYLGATMQYSGFDQNIGMVVNHQTKDSKHISGKPILDNNTVNLFSSVIIALVLPSVAWCFWPRG; via the exons ATGTCCTGTTACCAGGAGGATTTCTTCAAAGAGTACCTCAAGATGATGGTCAATATCGTCGTCCTGAACTTGCTCATTTGTATTTCTCTGGTGTTCTGGATCGTGTCCATGACTGCCAGTACGTACTACG GTACTTTACGACCCATTTCTCCATGGCGCTGGCTTTTTTCAGTCTTGGTTCCACTAATGATTGCTACACAGGGTTTTAAGAAGAAGAGTCTTGATCACAGTGGTGCATTGGGAG gATTGGTGGTTGGATTTATACTTACAGTTGCAAATTACAGTTTCTTCActtctttatttgtattttttgttacttCTTCAAAACTtactaaatggaaaaaagatgcaaagaagCAAATAGATTCAGAATACAAAGAAG GTGGACAGAGGAATTGGGTGCAAGTATTCTGTAACGGTGGTGTTCCTACTGAGCTGGCTGTCTTATATATGATAGAAAATGGACCGGGTGAAATTCCTATTGACTTTTCAAAGCAATACACAGCATCATGGATGTGCTTATCCCTTTTGGGAGCTTTGGCATGCTCTGCTGGTGATACATGGGCTTCAGAGATCGGTAGCGTTATGAGTAAAAGCAAGCCAAGGTTGATAACAACCTGGGAAAAGGTTCCAGTAG GTACTAATGGAGCAATTACTTTAGTGGGCCTGCTCTCAAGTTTGCTTGGGGGCATGGCAGTAGGTATAGCCTACTTCATAACACAACTCATTTTCGTGACTGATCTGGAAATATCTGCTCCGCAATGGCCCATTATTGTGTTTGGTGCAGCAGCTGGCTTACTGGGATCAATTGTTGATTCATATTTGGGAGCTACGATGCAATACAGCG GTTTTGACCAGAATATCGGCATGGTTGTCAACCACCAAACGAAAGACTCCAAGCACATATCTGGAAAACCTATATTAGACAACAACACagtaaatcttttttcttctgtaatcaTTGCTTTGGTGCTTCCAAGTGTGGCGTGGTGTTTCTGGCCCAGGGGTTGA